In a single window of the Luteibacter rhizovicinus DSM 16549 genome:
- a CDS encoding cobalamin-binding protein, protein MGPRRIVCLTEEPTETLYLLGEQDRIVGISGFTVRPTEARRDKPKVSAFTSAKVDKILALKPDLAIGFSDIQADIAQALIKAGVEVWISNHRSVEGILEYIRRLGAMVGVADKADKLAATLERGLDETREASALLLRRPRVYFEEWDEPMISGIRWVSELVGIAGGDDVLPGRAVQSLARDRIIADAQEVIDTAPDIIIGSWCGKRFRPEQVAARPGWENVPAVRDGQLYEVKSPLILQPGPAALTDGLAELRRIIHGWAVR, encoded by the coding sequence ATGGGCCCGCGCCGCATCGTCTGCCTCACCGAAGAACCGACCGAAACCCTCTACCTCCTTGGTGAGCAGGATCGCATCGTAGGAATCAGCGGCTTCACCGTACGGCCCACCGAAGCCCGTCGCGACAAGCCCAAGGTCAGTGCCTTCACCAGCGCCAAGGTCGACAAGATCCTCGCCCTGAAGCCCGACCTCGCCATCGGCTTCTCCGACATCCAGGCCGATATCGCGCAGGCACTGATCAAGGCCGGCGTGGAAGTGTGGATATCCAACCACCGTAGTGTGGAAGGCATCCTCGAATACATCCGCCGGCTCGGCGCGATGGTCGGTGTCGCCGATAAAGCCGACAAGCTGGCCGCGACGCTCGAACGTGGACTCGACGAAACACGCGAAGCCTCTGCGCTCCTCTTGCGCCGCCCACGCGTCTATTTCGAAGAATGGGATGAACCGATGATCTCCGGCATCCGCTGGGTGTCGGAGCTGGTCGGTATCGCAGGTGGCGACGATGTGTTGCCGGGTCGCGCGGTGCAGTCGCTCGCCAGGGACCGCATCATCGCCGACGCGCAGGAAGTGATCGACACCGCACCGGACATCATTATCGGTTCGTGGTGTGGCAAGCGGTTTCGTCCCGAGCAGGTTGCTGCGCGGCCGGGCTGGGAGAACGTGCCGGCGGTTCGCGATGGTCAGCTGTACGAGGTCAAATCGCCTTTGATTCTCCAGCCGGGGCCGGCGGCGTTGACGGACGGGCTGGCCGAGTTGCGGCGGATCATCCATGGGTGGGCGGTGAGGTAG